In Archangium violaceum, the following are encoded in one genomic region:
- a CDS encoding DedA family protein translates to MEAQVALWIAGFSYPAVFLLLVLCGVGAPLSEELVVITGGLVVARSGASLPMMALTAYLGILAGDSALYRIGRSLGPRVFSHPKLAKMLTPTRVELLRKMFARRGALTVFLARFLPGLRAPAFLLAGATGVPYRRFLLADGAAAWVAAMGMTWLGYRFGPTVLADVQGGLRWLLYVAVAAGVGMLCVRWMKRRALMRAARVIQAPEAEP, encoded by the coding sequence GTGGAGGCGCAGGTCGCGCTGTGGATCGCGGGATTCTCGTACCCGGCGGTGTTCCTGCTCCTCGTGCTTTGTGGAGTGGGAGCGCCACTGAGCGAGGAGCTGGTCGTCATCACGGGAGGGCTGGTGGTGGCGCGAAGCGGAGCCAGCCTGCCGATGATGGCGCTCACCGCCTATCTGGGCATCCTGGCGGGAGACAGCGCGCTGTACCGGATCGGGCGCTCGCTGGGGCCGAGGGTGTTCTCGCACCCGAAGCTGGCGAAGATGCTGACGCCAACACGGGTCGAGCTGCTGCGGAAGATGTTCGCCCGACGAGGGGCCTTGACGGTGTTCCTCGCGCGCTTCCTGCCGGGACTGAGAGCGCCGGCGTTCCTGCTGGCGGGAGCGACCGGAGTGCCCTATCGCCGATTCCTGCTGGCGGATGGGGCGGCGGCCTGGGTGGCGGCGATGGGGATGACGTGGCTGGGCTACCGCTTCGGCCCCACGGTGCTCGCGGACGTACAGGGGGGCCTGAGATGGCTGCTGTACGTGGCGGTGGCGGCGGGCGTGGGAATGCTCTGCGTGCGATGGATGAAACGTCGCGCGCTGATGCGAGCCGCGCGAGTCATCCAAGCACCCGAGGCTGAACCGTAG
- a CDS encoding response regulator, translated as MKVLIVEDTKTITNLIQVYLMGWGLEFFEASNGVQGLARAREVKPDLIISDVQMPEMDGFALCAAVRADPILFATPFVMLTSLKDDASRQRGRLVGASAFLNKPVAVDDLREKVRSILKLPASKY; from the coding sequence ATGAAGGTGCTGATCGTCGAGGACACGAAGACCATCACCAACCTCATCCAGGTGTACCTGATGGGGTGGGGGCTGGAGTTCTTCGAGGCCAGCAACGGGGTGCAGGGGCTGGCGCGCGCCCGGGAGGTCAAGCCGGATCTGATCATCTCCGACGTGCAGATGCCGGAGATGGATGGCTTCGCGCTGTGCGCGGCGGTGAGGGCGGACCCCATCCTCTTCGCCACGCCCTTCGTGATGCTCACCTCGCTCAAGGATGACGCCAGCCGCCAGCGGGGACGCCTGGTGGGGGCGAGCGCCTTCCTCAACAAGCCGGTGGCGGTGGACGATCTGCGCGAGAAGGTGCGCAGCATCCTGAAGCTCCCGGCCAGCAAGTACTAG
- a CDS encoding chemotaxis protein CheW encodes MAGDESSGKIDYAALRRKLDEAQAVLEGAQVLSPERRREVLAERARALAESRHEERRETMSVLAFRVGGERYAVPIDAVDHVLESRGLCPLPGSPRYVLGALVSRSRVVPVLDLRHVLGLEGGGMSDLTRVVVVEVSEEFFGLAAEEVDGRQELARAELSHPPPGPFTFLTRERLMVLDLEQLADPAAVGRG; translated from the coding sequence ATGGCCGGCGACGAGTCGAGCGGGAAGATCGACTACGCGGCACTGCGCCGCAAGTTGGACGAGGCGCAGGCCGTGCTCGAGGGCGCGCAGGTGCTCAGTCCGGAGCGCCGGCGCGAGGTCCTCGCCGAGCGTGCGCGCGCGCTGGCCGAGTCACGTCACGAGGAGCGCAGGGAGACGATGTCGGTGCTGGCCTTCCGCGTGGGCGGGGAGCGCTACGCCGTGCCCATCGACGCGGTGGACCATGTGCTGGAGTCCAGGGGCCTGTGCCCGTTGCCGGGCTCGCCCCGGTATGTGCTGGGCGCGCTGGTGTCGCGCTCGCGGGTGGTGCCTGTGTTGGATCTGCGGCACGTGCTCGGCCTGGAGGGGGGCGGCATGTCGGACCTGACGCGCGTGGTGGTGGTGGAGGTGTCCGAGGAGTTCTTCGGACTGGCGGCGGAGGAGGTGGACGGACGGCAGGAGCTGGCCCGCGCGGAGCTGTCGCATCCGCCCCCGGGGCCCTTCACGTTCCTCACCCGGGAGCGGCTGATGGTGCTCGACCTCGAGCAACTGGCCGATCCCGCCGCCGTGGGGCGGGGATAG
- a CDS encoding nucleotide sugar dehydrogenase, whose amino-acid sequence MRVMVSPLLEQIRRREAKVGVVGMGYVGLPLGMAFAEAGFPVMGLDVDTRKVESIGKGESYIKHIPSAPLKELTSAGKLKATTDFSKAREMDCIIICVPTPLTASREPDMSYIIKTGEALSPHVRPGQLFILESTTYPGTTDEVLKPLLEKSGLKAGVDFHLAFSPEREDPGNKSFNTKTIPKIVGGHTPACLEVAQALYASALKETVAVSSTRVAELAKLLENIFRCVNIAMVNEMKMLCDRMNIDVWEVINAAATKPFGFMPFYPGPGLGGHCIPIDPFYLTWKAREYEFHTKFIELAGEVNTQMPYYVVTRTMEALNKNKKTLNGAKVLCLGAAYKKDIDDMRESPSLRVISLLKEKGAEVDYHDPYVPRLEEGHGFHYTMQSVPLTPETISKYDAVVILTDHSSIDYAMVVKQSPVVVDTRNACKNIGPGREKVTKA is encoded by the coding sequence ATGCGCGTCATGGTGAGCCCGCTGCTGGAGCAGATCCGCCGGCGGGAGGCGAAGGTGGGCGTGGTGGGGATGGGCTACGTGGGTCTGCCGCTGGGTATGGCGTTCGCGGAGGCCGGCTTCCCCGTGATGGGGCTCGACGTGGACACGCGGAAGGTGGAGAGCATCGGCAAGGGGGAGAGCTACATCAAGCACATCCCCAGCGCTCCACTGAAGGAGCTGACGAGCGCGGGCAAGCTGAAGGCCACGACGGACTTCTCGAAGGCACGGGAGATGGATTGCATCATCATCTGCGTGCCCACGCCGCTGACGGCGTCGCGTGAGCCGGACATGAGCTACATCATCAAGACGGGCGAGGCGCTCTCGCCGCACGTGCGGCCCGGTCAGCTCTTCATCCTCGAGTCCACGACGTACCCGGGGACGACGGACGAGGTGCTCAAGCCGCTGCTGGAGAAGAGCGGCCTGAAGGCGGGCGTGGACTTCCACCTGGCCTTCAGCCCCGAGCGAGAGGATCCGGGCAACAAGAGCTTCAACACCAAGACGATTCCGAAGATCGTCGGTGGCCACACGCCGGCGTGCCTGGAGGTGGCGCAGGCGCTGTACGCGAGCGCGCTGAAGGAGACGGTGGCGGTGTCCTCCACGCGCGTGGCCGAGCTGGCCAAGCTGCTGGAGAACATCTTCCGGTGCGTGAACATCGCGATGGTCAACGAGATGAAGATGCTCTGCGACCGGATGAACATCGACGTGTGGGAGGTCATCAACGCGGCGGCGACGAAGCCCTTCGGCTTCATGCCCTTCTATCCGGGTCCGGGCCTGGGCGGTCACTGCATCCCCATCGATCCGTTCTACCTGACGTGGAAGGCGCGCGAGTACGAGTTCCACACCAAGTTCATCGAGCTGGCGGGCGAGGTGAACACGCAGATGCCGTACTACGTGGTCACCCGGACCATGGAGGCGCTGAACAAGAACAAGAAGACGCTCAACGGCGCGAAGGTGCTGTGCCTGGGAGCGGCGTACAAGAAGGACATCGACGACATGCGCGAGAGCCCGAGCCTGCGGGTCATCTCGCTGCTCAAGGAGAAGGGAGCCGAGGTCGACTACCACGACCCGTACGTGCCGCGCCTGGAGGAGGGCCACGGCTTCCACTACACGATGCAGTCGGTGCCGCTGACGCCGGAGACGATCAGCAAGTACGACGCGGTGGTCATCCTCACGGACCACTCGAGCATCGACTACGCCATGGTGGTGAAGCAGTCGCCGGTGGTCGTCGACACCCGCAACGCCTGCAAGAACATCGGGCCGGGCCGCGAGAAGGTGACCAAGGCCTGA
- a CDS encoding hybrid sensor histidine kinase/response regulator: MDPRVLRSLWPIFAAETREQLQTIGTAVMGLEQGTSEQVSEQLIALKREVHSLKGSAASLGLADIEQLVHAIEDALARCSPGHVPPPGLVESTLRSLTAIETAINRGDAGEQPAVENLAQLLSGLGRGGVELPTEVKPKVPAQFRREGMQTLEKLETSLGRLCSPGLEDRAGAVWEAVGLAELLKAAANTAGISAVESLASSVRAGFARMEESGVGASVAASDIAGALVQLRGALESLTEEVAAEPAVAPAEPVVTARSASGGRRQQDMDRAVRVSVRTLDSLALQVEQLAAGRAQQMRRSEAHRELLEQTNQALLQLERAAQQLALSGGGGALESLRAGVGQVRGVQKRLVQLSKDVHREGEQLALVAQVVRDDLRDLRMVPASQMLEPLKRTVRELCARLGKDVELEIAGGDVRIDRRIVDVLKDPLLHLVRNALDHGIEAVNERVAAGKSPRGQLTVRVEPRGTRLAVVVEDDGAGLSPENVRATAVRRGLLTEAEAAKLTDMQAARLVFEPGFSTREQVTEMSGRGVGLDVVQTTATRLQGAVDISFEKGKGTRFTIDLPLILAGALGLLVRTGTAVVAIPSDAVERVMRLAPSDVGTVAGHVMAQVEDEHLPFYPLSVAIGMPRLPLALESGKPQTAMVLVLGGVRAVFAIDAVVGQQEIVVRSLGRHLQSVAHLAGAAVLDDGSVVPVLNAPELLRAASAPVVLRAATEVRRPPILVCDDALTTRFAMKALLEIAGYTVVTAGDGEEALGILERTPCQMVVSDWQMPRLDGIGLTRRIRANPKLSHIPVILCTSLDSPQERAAGLEAGADGYLVKREVERGKLLDLVRQLLPASA; encoded by the coding sequence ATGGATCCTCGGGTACTCCGGAGCCTCTGGCCCATCTTCGCCGCGGAGACGCGCGAGCAACTGCAGACCATTGGCACGGCCGTGATGGGCCTGGAGCAGGGGACGTCCGAGCAGGTGTCGGAACAGCTCATCGCGCTCAAGCGGGAGGTGCACAGTCTGAAGGGGTCCGCGGCCAGCCTGGGCCTGGCGGACATCGAGCAGCTGGTGCACGCCATCGAGGACGCGCTGGCGCGTTGCTCGCCGGGGCATGTGCCGCCGCCGGGGCTGGTGGAGAGCACCCTGCGGAGCCTCACGGCCATCGAGACCGCGATCAACCGCGGGGACGCCGGGGAGCAGCCGGCGGTGGAGAACCTGGCGCAACTGCTGTCCGGGCTCGGGCGGGGCGGGGTGGAGCTGCCCACCGAGGTGAAGCCCAAGGTGCCGGCGCAATTCCGGCGCGAGGGCATGCAGACGCTGGAGAAGCTGGAGACGTCGCTGGGCCGGCTGTGCTCGCCGGGCCTGGAGGACCGGGCCGGCGCGGTGTGGGAGGCGGTGGGCCTGGCCGAGCTGTTGAAGGCGGCGGCGAACACGGCCGGAATCTCCGCCGTGGAGTCACTGGCGAGCTCCGTGCGCGCGGGCTTCGCGCGCATGGAGGAGTCGGGCGTCGGGGCGAGCGTGGCGGCCTCGGACATCGCGGGCGCGCTGGTGCAGCTCAGGGGCGCGCTGGAGTCGCTCACCGAGGAGGTGGCCGCCGAGCCCGCGGTGGCCCCGGCGGAGCCGGTGGTGACGGCGCGCTCGGCCTCGGGCGGCCGGCGCCAGCAGGACATGGACCGGGCGGTGCGCGTGTCGGTGCGCACGCTCGACTCGCTGGCGCTCCAGGTGGAGCAGCTGGCGGCGGGCCGGGCGCAGCAGATGCGCCGCTCGGAGGCCCACCGCGAGCTGCTGGAGCAGACGAACCAGGCCCTGTTGCAGCTGGAGCGCGCGGCTCAGCAGCTGGCGCTGTCCGGTGGCGGTGGGGCGCTGGAGTCGCTGAGGGCCGGGGTGGGGCAGGTGCGGGGCGTGCAGAAGCGGCTGGTGCAGCTGTCCAAGGACGTGCACCGCGAGGGCGAGCAGCTCGCGCTGGTGGCCCAGGTGGTGCGCGATGACCTGCGCGACCTGCGGATGGTGCCGGCCTCGCAGATGCTGGAGCCGCTCAAGCGCACGGTGCGCGAGCTGTGCGCGCGGCTGGGCAAGGACGTGGAGCTGGAGATCGCCGGTGGGGACGTGCGCATCGACCGGCGCATCGTGGACGTGCTGAAGGATCCGCTGCTGCACCTGGTGCGCAACGCGCTGGACCACGGCATCGAGGCGGTGAACGAGCGCGTGGCGGCGGGCAAGTCCCCGCGCGGGCAGCTGACGGTGAGGGTGGAGCCGAGGGGCACGCGCCTGGCGGTGGTGGTGGAGGATGACGGAGCGGGCCTGTCGCCGGAGAACGTGAGGGCCACGGCGGTGCGCCGGGGGCTGCTCACGGAGGCGGAGGCCGCGAAGCTCACGGACATGCAGGCCGCGCGGCTGGTGTTCGAGCCGGGCTTCTCCACCCGCGAGCAGGTGACGGAGATGTCCGGGCGCGGCGTGGGCCTGGACGTGGTGCAGACGACGGCCACGCGGCTGCAGGGCGCGGTGGACATCTCCTTCGAGAAGGGCAAGGGGACGCGCTTCACCATCGACCTGCCGCTGATTCTCGCGGGAGCGCTGGGGCTGCTGGTGCGCACGGGAACGGCGGTGGTGGCCATTCCCTCGGACGCGGTGGAGCGGGTGATGCGGCTGGCGCCATCGGACGTGGGCACGGTGGCCGGGCACGTGATGGCGCAGGTGGAGGACGAGCACCTGCCCTTCTATCCGCTGTCGGTGGCGATCGGCATGCCCCGGCTGCCGCTGGCGCTGGAGTCGGGCAAGCCGCAGACGGCCATGGTGCTGGTGCTCGGCGGAGTGCGCGCGGTGTTCGCCATCGACGCGGTGGTGGGCCAGCAGGAGATCGTCGTGCGCTCGCTGGGGCGGCACCTGCAGAGCGTGGCGCACCTGGCAGGAGCCGCCGTGCTGGACGACGGCAGTGTGGTGCCGGTGCTCAACGCGCCGGAGTTGCTGCGCGCCGCCTCGGCGCCGGTGGTGTTGCGCGCGGCCACCGAGGTGCGCCGCCCGCCCATCCTCGTGTGCGACGACGCGCTCACCACGCGCTTCGCCATGAAGGCGCTGCTGGAGATCGCCGGCTACACGGTGGTGACGGCCGGGGATGGCGAGGAGGCGCTGGGCATCCTGGAGCGGACGCCCTGCCAGATGGTGGTGAGTGACTGGCAGATGCCGCGGCTGGATGGCATCGGGCTCACGCGGCGCATCCGGGCGAACCCCAAGCTGTCGCACATCCCGGTCATCCTCTGTACGTCGCTGGACAGTCCGCAGGAGCGGGCCGCCGGACTGGAGGCGGGCGCGGACGGCTACCTCGTCAAGCGCGAGGTGGAGCGCGGCAAGCTGTTGGACCTGGTGCGCCAGCTCCTCCCCGCGAGCGCCTGA
- a CDS encoding histidine kinase dimerization/phospho-acceptor domain-containing protein: MGRSASASEVERTVSAVAERALHHGAKAGLDALVEAAVGLTGASGAALYAAGRRVAISGLSPPAPARAHPLQMQKDGHTTLVIGEPCVEASDRLILTRLAVLGSALLACREREDAARAEQTRLRWERLRLVELLAHWDRARSRQAHDLRTPLQVIQGYIDMLNRGMAGALTPPMQRYLERISRAASELNVRLQHRPSREKVPAEDLRALLSATFGPGRRAAVRLELPAVPVRIRASRTVLALLVRTLERLLRGVGASEIVLRVEAPESTEAWQLIVQANAERPLSEKARASLERLARGMEARLSVTESPELQVSLLLPRILG; encoded by the coding sequence GTGGGAAGGAGTGCCAGCGCCTCCGAGGTGGAGCGAACGGTCTCGGCTGTCGCCGAGCGGGCGCTGCACCACGGGGCGAAGGCAGGCCTCGATGCGCTCGTCGAGGCGGCTGTAGGTCTCACTGGTGCGAGCGGCGCCGCGCTGTACGCGGCCGGTCGCCGCGTGGCGATCTCCGGACTCTCGCCTCCAGCGCCGGCTCGCGCCCATCCCCTGCAGATGCAGAAGGATGGGCACACGACGCTGGTGATTGGCGAGCCCTGTGTGGAGGCTTCGGACCGGCTGATCCTCACCCGTCTGGCGGTGCTCGGCAGCGCGCTGCTCGCGTGCCGGGAGCGGGAGGACGCCGCCCGGGCCGAGCAGACACGTCTGCGGTGGGAGCGGCTCCGCCTCGTGGAGCTGCTCGCGCACTGGGACCGGGCGAGATCCCGCCAGGCTCATGACCTGCGCACCCCGCTGCAGGTCATCCAGGGGTATATCGACATGTTGAATCGGGGCATGGCGGGGGCTCTCACTCCCCCCATGCAGCGGTACCTCGAGCGCATCAGCCGCGCCGCCAGTGAGTTGAACGTCCGTCTCCAGCACCGGCCCTCGCGTGAGAAGGTTCCGGCGGAGGATCTCCGCGCGCTGTTGAGCGCTACCTTCGGGCCCGGACGGCGCGCGGCCGTGCGGCTGGAGTTGCCTGCAGTGCCCGTGCGCATCCGCGCGTCCCGGACGGTGCTCGCGCTGCTGGTCCGAACCCTGGAGCGACTGCTTCGCGGAGTCGGGGCCTCGGAGATCGTGCTGCGCGTGGAGGCGCCGGAGAGCACCGAGGCGTGGCAGTTGATCGTTCAGGCGAATGCCGAGCGTCCATTGTCGGAGAAGGCTCGGGCTTCGTTGGAACGGCTCGCTCGCGGCATGGAGGCCCGGCTCTCGGTGACGGAGTCTCCGGAGCTCCAGGTGTCCTTGCTGCTGCCGCGGATCCTGGGGTGA
- a CDS encoding methyl-accepting chemotaxis protein, which produces MKPPAIQRLDMRRLSLRTKILAITGVSGTLVAGILVAAFSLQVRESLKDEFTKRANSASQELAHHLAIATWARDESGINRATAATLQSNSDVAYVVVRDRQGEILGHAEARPQEDLAQLPAAPAQEARRVLYVGGRSVLETSAPVYFEPRTPNGGADAKTQVGTVQVGLELGVLDGTVSRMVWRALGLAVLSLAGCLAAVAALCRVLIIPLERLARAAAGIAAGDLRQQIDISGTDEIGDLARSFGTMAEVLTDLLKDLRSAAAEMEREATNVLATSSQQSAMANEQASAIHETGATVAEIAQTSKQATSFADTVIGGTQRSESLSAEGQKVVGESVSAMEKLSEQVKAIALAITDLNEQTLQIGDIITTVKDVAEQSNLLALNASIEAAKAGDQGRGFAVVAMEMRTLAEQSKMAANQVRALLGEVQKGTRAAVTATEEGSRRALAAMEMAQSAGSAIVGLSELIRESSSAARQIAGNTRQQTIGVEQIAAAMNELTIAMQDNVEGTKRIEQVAGNLSNLSKRFSDLVGKYQL; this is translated from the coding sequence ATGAAGCCGCCCGCCATCCAGCGGCTGGACATGCGGCGGCTCAGCCTGCGGACCAAGATTCTGGCCATCACCGGAGTCTCGGGGACGCTCGTGGCGGGCATCCTCGTGGCCGCCTTCTCGCTCCAGGTGCGCGAGTCGCTCAAGGACGAGTTCACCAAGCGGGCCAATTCGGCCAGCCAGGAGCTGGCGCATCACCTGGCCATCGCCACCTGGGCACGGGACGAGTCGGGCATCAATCGCGCCACGGCCGCCACCCTCCAGAGCAATTCGGACGTGGCGTACGTGGTGGTGAGGGATCGCCAGGGAGAGATTCTCGGCCACGCCGAGGCGCGGCCCCAGGAGGACCTGGCACAGCTGCCCGCGGCCCCGGCACAGGAGGCCAGGCGTGTCCTCTACGTCGGCGGCCGGTCCGTGCTGGAGACGTCCGCCCCCGTCTACTTCGAGCCGCGCACCCCCAATGGTGGGGCGGACGCGAAGACGCAGGTGGGCACGGTCCAGGTGGGCCTGGAGCTGGGCGTCCTGGATGGGACCGTGTCGCGCATGGTGTGGCGCGCGCTCGGCCTGGCCGTGTTGTCACTGGCCGGGTGCCTGGCGGCGGTGGCCGCGCTGTGCCGCGTGCTCATCATCCCCCTGGAGCGGCTGGCGCGCGCGGCGGCCGGCATCGCAGCGGGAGACCTGCGGCAGCAGATCGACATCAGCGGCACCGACGAGATCGGAGACCTGGCGCGCAGCTTCGGCACCATGGCGGAGGTGCTGACGGACCTGCTCAAGGACCTGCGCAGCGCGGCGGCGGAGATGGAGCGCGAGGCCACCAACGTGCTGGCCACCTCCTCGCAGCAGTCCGCCATGGCCAACGAGCAGGCCTCCGCCATCCACGAGACGGGCGCCACGGTGGCGGAGATCGCCCAGACGTCCAAGCAGGCCACCTCCTTCGCGGACACGGTCATCGGCGGCACCCAGCGCTCGGAGTCCCTGAGCGCCGAGGGCCAGAAGGTGGTCGGCGAGAGCGTGTCCGCCATGGAGAAGCTCAGCGAGCAGGTGAAGGCCATCGCCCTGGCCATCACCGACCTCAACGAGCAGACGCTGCAGATTGGCGACATCATCACCACGGTGAAGGACGTGGCCGAGCAGTCCAACCTGCTGGCGCTCAACGCCTCCATCGAGGCGGCCAAGGCGGGAGACCAGGGCCGTGGCTTCGCGGTGGTGGCCATGGAGATGCGCACCCTGGCGGAGCAGTCGAAGATGGCCGCCAACCAGGTGCGCGCCCTGCTGGGTGAGGTGCAGAAGGGGACGCGCGCCGCCGTGACGGCCACCGAGGAGGGCAGCCGCCGGGCCCTGGCCGCCATGGAGATGGCGCAGAGCGCGGGCTCGGCCATCGTCGGCCTGTCGGAGCTCATCCGGGAGTCGTCGTCGGCGGCCCGGCAGATCGCCGGGAATACCCGGCAACAAACCATTGGCGTGGAGCAGATCGCCGCGGCGATGAACGAACTCACCATCGCCATGCAGGACAATGTCGAGGGCACCAAGCGCATCGAGCAGGTGGCGGGCAACCTGTCCAACCTCTCCAAGCGCTTCTCGGACCTCGTTGGAAAGTACCAACTATGA
- a CDS encoding alginate lyase family protein, with protein MGRSGMGTLGYYSTIMRLAPGGLARGMARRVQGAARQALYRRRERLDELRLLEAFGVSTAEALAERVLSSRPGVAWCEVGQRASVKQALAAIPGAETRALERARAALRGEFDVFGTHVCFGEGQPVDWSKDPVSGYRYPVMPVEQLRLERPGVDPKYPWELGRLDCLVALGQGYWVGRHEEPRRAFARAFVTRTLDFLQANPVGQGVHWTCAMEVALRGANLAQALVMFADAPEARRPEFLVPVLESLAEHAAWVEAHLEDKGAVPNNHLVSNYVGLLVMGLLFPELPDAPRQVARAVSGLRAQMASQVHAEGTSFEGSVPYHRLAVELFTLALVVARGLGVELGPRYETRLRRMYAASRAWCSERGLAPQIGDNDSGRVFPFREREPREQGYLVPLGAALFGAAELAEGEFPDEAAWLLGQPGLERFQGLRPARPAESVSFPRGGFHVLRGAGAVVTVSAGPQGQGGVGGHSHNDKLSFELHLHGRPVIVDPGTGTYTRDPEMRNAFRSTAAHNTPQVDGVEQTPLSPGRLFALPETARARVQVFQPGAELDRLTVRHDGYRVLPSPVGVERTFVLDKRERALGVTDALVGVGLHEVVGRIHLPDREARLRAPTPEELARALRVPDAPRSFESLGVELGSAEAPEALVLFAEGLVPRLEPSRYSPGYGQVVASQVVVFGVRLSPPARLRWVVVFN; from the coding sequence ATGGGACGGAGCGGAATGGGGACGCTGGGTTACTACTCGACGATCATGCGGCTCGCGCCCGGGGGGCTCGCCAGGGGGATGGCGAGACGGGTCCAGGGGGCGGCGCGGCAGGCCCTCTATAGGAGGCGCGAGCGGCTGGACGAGCTGAGGCTGCTGGAGGCCTTCGGCGTCTCCACGGCGGAAGCGCTGGCCGAGCGGGTGCTGTCGTCGCGTCCCGGGGTGGCCTGGTGCGAGGTGGGGCAGAGGGCCTCGGTGAAGCAGGCGCTGGCGGCCATTCCGGGGGCGGAGACGCGGGCGCTGGAGCGGGCCCGGGCGGCACTGCGGGGCGAGTTCGACGTCTTCGGGACGCACGTGTGCTTCGGCGAGGGCCAGCCGGTGGACTGGTCGAAGGATCCGGTGAGTGGCTACCGCTACCCGGTCATGCCGGTGGAGCAGCTGCGGCTGGAGCGCCCGGGGGTGGATCCGAAGTACCCGTGGGAGCTGGGCCGGTTGGACTGCCTGGTGGCGCTCGGCCAGGGGTACTGGGTGGGGCGCCACGAGGAGCCGAGGAGGGCGTTCGCGCGGGCCTTCGTGACGCGGACGCTGGACTTCCTCCAGGCGAACCCGGTGGGGCAGGGGGTGCACTGGACGTGCGCCATGGAAGTCGCGCTGCGCGGGGCCAACCTGGCGCAGGCGCTGGTGATGTTCGCGGACGCACCGGAGGCGCGGCGGCCGGAGTTCCTCGTGCCGGTGCTCGAGTCGCTGGCCGAGCACGCCGCGTGGGTGGAGGCGCACCTGGAGGACAAGGGGGCGGTGCCCAACAACCACCTCGTCTCCAACTACGTGGGCCTGCTGGTGATGGGGCTGCTCTTCCCGGAGCTGCCGGACGCGCCGAGGCAGGTGGCGCGGGCGGTGTCGGGGCTGCGAGCGCAGATGGCGTCGCAGGTGCACGCGGAGGGCACCTCCTTCGAGGGCTCGGTGCCGTACCACCGGCTGGCGGTGGAGCTCTTCACGCTGGCGCTCGTGGTGGCGCGAGGCCTGGGCGTGGAACTGGGGCCGAGATACGAGACGCGGTTGCGCCGGATGTACGCGGCCTCGCGGGCCTGGTGCTCCGAGCGCGGGCTGGCGCCGCAGATAGGGGACAACGACTCGGGCCGAGTCTTCCCGTTCCGGGAGAGGGAGCCGCGCGAGCAGGGCTACCTGGTGCCGCTGGGGGCGGCGCTCTTCGGAGCCGCGGAGCTGGCGGAGGGCGAGTTCCCGGACGAGGCGGCGTGGCTGCTGGGACAACCCGGGCTCGAGCGCTTCCAGGGGCTGCGGCCCGCGCGACCCGCGGAGTCGGTGAGCTTCCCTCGGGGCGGCTTCCACGTGCTGCGTGGAGCGGGAGCGGTGGTGACGGTGAGCGCGGGCCCGCAGGGCCAGGGCGGAGTGGGGGGACACAGCCACAACGACAAGCTGTCGTTCGAGCTGCACCTGCACGGACGCCCCGTCATCGTGGATCCAGGCACGGGCACGTACACACGCGACCCGGAGATGCGCAACGCGTTCCGCTCGACGGCGGCGCACAACACGCCGCAGGTGGACGGGGTGGAGCAGACGCCGCTGTCGCCGGGCCGGCTGTTCGCGCTGCCCGAGACGGCGCGGGCGCGGGTTCAGGTGTTCCAGCCGGGCGCCGAGCTGGATCGCCTCACCGTGCGGCACGATGGCTATCGCGTGCTGCCCTCGCCCGTGGGCGTGGAGCGCACCTTCGTGCTGGACAAGCGTGAGCGCGCGCTCGGGGTGACGGACGCATTGGTGGGGGTGGGGCTTCACGAAGTGGTGGGGAGGATCCACCTTCCGGACCGCGAAGCACGGCTGAGGGCACCCACGCCGGAGGAACTGGCGAGGGCGCTGCGAGTGCCGGACGCCCCACGGAGCTTCGAGTCTCTCGGCGTGGAACTGGGGTCGGCGGAGGCACCGGAGGCGTTGGTGCTCTTCGCGGAAGGCCTGGTGCCACGGTTGGAGCCGTCCCGGTACTCGCCGGGCTACGGCCAGGTGGTGGCGTCACAGGTGGTGGTGTTCGGGGTGCGGCTGTCGCCCCCGGCGAGGCTGAGGTGGGTGGTCGTCTTCAATTGA